The genome window AGGACCAACGCCCCGGCCGCGCGGGCGAGCGTCGCTGCGAGCCGAATCGAGTGGCCGACGTCCGGGATGGAGAGATCGACGACGTATCCCTCGCCGGCGTCGTGAACGGCCAGCCCGCGCGGCGTCTCGTCTTTGGACTCGCCGGGCCCGCAGGAGGCCTTCTTGCTCGGGCTGCACGCGCCGGACCCGCAACCGCCGCCGGACTCGCCGTCTTCCGGCTCCACGAAGCGAAGCCCTACCGGTAGCTCGGCCGAGAGCGGCGCGTACGAGAGCATACGCTTCAGGAACGCGGCCACGCCGTCGGCGTCGCCCTTGAACTCGTCAGGGAAAAACTCCCCCGTCGGCAGAAGCAGCGCCGGTTTTCCGATGGCCGCGCCATGGGCGGCCACGAAGGCGCCGTAACGAGAGACCAGGTGCTTGAGCGTGTCGTCGCTCGGAAGATCCATCCCGACAGAATACGCGGAGATCGGAGCGGCGCCAGTCTGGCAACGCGCTTATGCTCGCGCGCCATGGCGACCACGGCGTTCACCGTTGCGACGTACAACGTACTGGACCTGTTCCCGCCGGGGCCCGAGGGCGGGGCCGCGGCGCACCACGAGAAGAAGCTCGAGACGCTCGCGGCGAAGATTGCGTCGCTCGGCGCCGACGTCCTCGGTCTCGAGGAGGTCGGCTCGAACGCCGTCCTCGAAGAGCTCGTGCGGCGTATTCCCGGTCCGCCCTATCGCATCGTCTTCGGCACCCCCGACGCGCGCGGCATCGGCTGCGCGTTGCTCTCCCGCCTTCCCCTTGTCGCGAGCGCGGTGCACACCACCGACGAGTTGCCGTTCCCAGTCTTCGTGGAGGGCGATCCCCACCCGTTCCACGGGCGCATGCCGCTCCGGCGCGGCGTCGTTCAAGGCACCGTCGACGTGCCCGGCGTTGGCCCCGTCGATGTCTTCGTCGTTCACTTCAAGTCAGGAAGACCGGCGCCGAAGAAGACCGCCGCCGGCGAACTCTTGGACTCCAGCGATGCCCAATCGTTCGAGGCGATGGAGAGCGCCGTGCGCAGCGTCGTCATGCGCGCGGCCGAGGCCCTCTTCGTCCGCCGTCTCGTCGACGACGTGTTTCGCAAGAACCCCGGCGCCCGCGTCGCCGTCTTGGGTGACTTCAACGACGTGCCGCACTCGCTCGGTGTCCGCGTCGTGTCGGGTCGAGGCGCAACGGAGCTCTTCGATGCGACGGCATCGATCCCCCACGACCGAAGGCACTCGCACGTTCATTTCGGCCAAAAGCGCGCCATTGATCACGTGCTCGTCAGCGCCCGCCTTCGCGGCATCATCACCGCGGCCCGCGTGTACAACGACGACCTGCGGGATCACGACGCCCTCCGCGCCGCCGGGCACGGGCCCTTTCACGACTCCGATCACGCGCCGGTGACGGTCACCTTGCAGTCTTCCTGAGTCGACCCCATAACGCGACTCCATGGAAAGCGAACGCGCCCTGCTCGACCCGACTCACGTTCACCCGGCCATTCGCGAAAAAGTCGCGACGCACCAGCGAGCGATTGTGCAGGAAGTGAAAGACGCGGCCGCGAAGCACGACGTGCTCGTCGTCGGCATGTCGCAAAATCCGCACCCTCGCCGCGCGAAGAGGCTCCTCGCCGAGAAGAACGTTCCCTTCCACTACCTCGAATACGGCAGCTACCTGAGCGACTGGCGGAGGCGCACGGCGCTCAAGATGTGGAGCGGCTGGCCCACATTCCCGATGATCTTCGTCAAAGGGACGTTGATCGGCGGCGCCGACGATCTGGCGAGGCTCATCGAATCGGGCGAGCTGTCGAAGCTCCTCGCGTAGCCGCCAAAGGCCGCGCTGTCACGAGACGAGAGCCCGACGGCTCGGTGGCGTTTCGAGTACGCTGCCCCCATGCCCGCAACGATCCTCAAGGGAGACATCTTTGGAGCGGCGGACCTTCGCGCCTATGCGCACGGTTGCAACTGCGCCGGCACGATGGACGCCGGCATTGCCGTGGCCTTCAAGAAGAAGTGGCCCCGCATGTTCGAGGACTACGCCAAGCGGTGCGCCGACGGCCGCTTCAACCTCGGCGACGTCTTGGTTTGGACCGAAGGCGACGAGACCGTCTACAACCTGGCGATTCAGGAGCACTGGAAGAAGAAGGCCACCATGGCCGCGCTCTCGCGGGCCGTTCGAAAAATGCTCGAGCTCGCGGAAGCGGCCGGCGTGAAGCGCATCGGCCTGCCCCGCATCGGCGCCGGGCTCGGCGGCCTCGACTGGCCCCGTGTGAAGAGCGTCCTTTCGCAGATCGGAAGCGAGACCGCCATCGAGTTGGTCGTCTTTGAGCAGTTCATCCGAGACGCAAAAATCCCCGCAGAGGGCTGAGTCTGAAGCTCGCCCCCTCGCGGCTCTCCGGTCCGAGTATCGCAGCGCGCCGCGTTGACGCGTATCCACGGCTCTCGCGATTGCCATAGAATGGTCGGCCCATGGCAAGCTCTCGCTCCACGAGGCCGCCGCCGCCGCTGCTCGAGCCGGTGTTGGCCGCTGCCACCTTCCACCGCGATCGCGGCGAGCTAGCGGAGGCTCTCGACGCCTACAAGAAGGCGCTGATGGTCGCCCCGAGCGACGTCGACCCCACGACCCTCGCGTCCATTTACGCGAGCATCGGGGTCATCAAGAAGGCCGAAGGCAAGCGCGTCGAGGCCGAGCTCAACTACCAGAAGGCGCTCCGCAAGGCGCCGCTCCATCGGCGCGCCCTCGAAGGCCTCGTGGAGCTCGCGAAGGAAGACGGCGATGTTCCCCGCATGGCGTCCCTGCGACGCAAGCTCGCGTCGGGGATCGCGGAGCCAGCGGAGCGCGCCGACGAGCTCTCGCGCTTGGCCACGCTGCTCGCCGACGAGCTCGGCGACGCGAGGTCCGCCGCCGCGGCCCTCGAAGAGGCGCGCGAGCTGCGGCCCGGCGACGCGGTGCTCTTGACGCGGCTCCGGGAGCTCTACGCCGCGTGCGACGACGGCGAGGGGCTCGCCCGCGTCTATGGGGCCATGTGCCTCGAAGAAGACCGCAAGCCCGTCCGCTCGATGCTCCGCTTCGAGCACGCGAAGGTCGTTGAAGAGAAGCTGGGTGATGCTTCGCGGGCGGTGCTCTTGCTCGAAGGAGCGCTCGACGAAGATCCGACCAACGACGCGGCCCTCGAGCGCCTCGTGGCTTTGCGAACGACGCGGCGCGAGTGGTTGCCGCTTGAGCGCCTCTACGCCCGCCTCATCGACTCAGCGGCGGAGGCGCAGCTGCCGCTCCGGGCGGCCGAGCTGTGCCGCCGCTTGGGTCGGCTACGCAAGGAAACGCTCGGCGACCTCGCCGGCGCCATCGAGGCCTATTCGGGCGCCGTCCGTTGCGATGGCGGCGATGTGCAGACGCGTGCCGAGCTCGCCGACGCGTTCCTCGAGGATGGCGATCGCCTCGCGGCGCTCTTCGAGTTGGAGCGCGCCGCCGCCTTGGGGCCACGTCGCGTCGAGACCTTCGCGCGCCTCTTCGACATTCACAAGGCCGACGGGCGCACCGACCGCGCCTACCTCGCAGCCATGGCGCTTGAAGAGCTCGGCGCCACGGAGGTCGATCACGAGCTCATGGCGACGCAGTACCGGCCGGAGGGCCTCTTGAGGCCTGCGAGCTCGCTCGACGACGCCGCGTGGGATCAACTGCTTCGCGCGCCCGGCTGGGATCCGGTCGTGGGCGAGATCCTGCGCGTCGTTCGGCCCGCGGCCGTTGCGGCGGCGGTCAAGACGCAGTCGGCCGGGGCCCTCGACGCGGCGCGCCGCATTGACCCCGAGAGCACGGTCACTGTGGCGCGCGCCTTCCGGTGGGCCGCGTCCTTGCTCGGGGTACCGGAGCCGGTGCTCTACGCGGCCGACGACGTGCCGCGCGGCCTCGCCGCCGTGCCTCTCTTGGAGGCGACCACGCTGGTCGGACCTCGCGTCTCGAGTGGCCGCACGATGCAAGAGGTCGTCTTCTTGGCGGCCCGTCACCTTACGTACTACCGGCCCGAGCACGAGCTCGTCCTCTACTACCCAACGCTGCCGGCCATCACCGGACTGTTCCTCGCGGCGGTGCGCGTGATCCTGAAAGACTTGCCCGTCCCCAAGGGAGCGCTTGAGGCCGTGACGCTGCAGCAGAAGAACATTGAAGCGAACCTCGACGAGGAGGCGCGCGCCGATCTGAAGGACGCTGTGCACAGGTTCGAGACCGCCGGCGGCCGCGTTGACCTGACGTCGCTGCTCTTCTCCATCGAACGGTCGGCGTGTCGCGCCGGGCTCGTGCTCGCGGGCGATCTCGCCGTCGCGGGACGTGTTCTCAAGGCCGAGCGCGGCGAGGGCGACAGCGATCCGGCCGGATGCCTCGACGATCTCCTCGCGTTTTCGGCGTCGCAAGAGCTCGCGGTCATGCGCGAGTGGCTCGGCGTGGCGGCGAAGCCGTCGCTTAGGCCGCCGCCGATGCCGTGAATCGACGTCCGCGGTTTCTTCAAATCGGAGCGGTCTACGCGAGCGTGGCCCGCGGCGAACCCATGAGCTTCTGCACGAGGACCTCTGCTGGGACCGGCGTTCGCAAGCGCTCGGCCAGTCCTTGGAAGATCGGGCAAGCAAGCTGCCTCTCCTCGGCCCAAGCGGCGACTTTGGGAATGAGCGCCTCGGCTTCGATGAAGGCCTTGGCGTCGCCGCGCGCCGCGTCCACGGAGCGGCCCTCCGCGAGGGACCGGCCGAAGACGACCTCGGGCCGCTCCTCTTGGCCGATGGAGGCGAGCAGATCGCCCGTGCCCGCGAGACCGAGGAGCGTGCGCTCGCGGGCGCCGGCCGCGGCGGCGATGCGTGCCGCCTCTTCGACGCCGCGCGTGATGAGCGTGGCCATGATGCCCGCGCTCAAGCCGAGCTGTTGCGCGTAGCCGACGCCCACTGCGAGGCAACCCATAAGCGCGCTCGCCAGCTCCACGCCGGTGAGGTCGTTCGTCGCGTAGACGCGAACGACGGGGCCGCCGAAGGCGGACGACACCGCCTCCGTCACCTCCGGATAGAGGGACCCGGCGACCATGACGCTCGGCCGGCCGAGGCGCAGCTCGGCCTCAAGCACCGGACCGCCGAGGGCTCCGATGCGCCTCGTGGGGGTCTCCTGCCGAAGCACGTGTGACAAGGGCGCGAGCGTTGTGGGCTCGAGCCCGCGGACCGCGTGGACGAGGAGGTGCCGGCCGTCGAGATCACCGCCCAGCTCGCGGGCTACGGCGCGAATGACCCGCGATGGAACGGCGAGCACGACGAGACGCGCTGCGCGTCCGACCTCGCTCATCGAATCGACGCCAACGACCCCGGCCGGCAGCGGCGCGTTGGCGGCGCTCTGTGAACGTCGCGAAAAGAGGACCGTGGCGGTGCCGGTACGGGCGGCCGCCGCCGCCAGCGCGAGGCCCCACGCGCCGCCTCCCACGATGCCTACCGGTCGACTGTACACAGAGGCAATATCGGCTGATCGGCTGCGAAACAGAAGCCTGAACCGCGCCTTTCCCGGCGAATGCGCGCCCTTCACGGGCACGTCCCAGGCCTGGGCGCCAGCGCGCGGCCATCACAAAGGCCTCCGTCTGCTGGCGATCCGCGGCGCGATCGACCACATTGGGGCCCGGGTCATGTCGTTCGTCCAACTGCGCAATCCTCGTCGTCAGGGGCCGCCGCCCGCCGCATCGGCGAAGGCGCGCCGCTTCTTGCCCACCACGCGCGCCGAGATGAAAGAGCGCGGCTGGGACGAGCTCGACATCCTCATCGTCACCGGCGACGCGTACGTGGACCACCCGGCCTTCGGCCCCGTGCTCATCGCGCGCTTCCTCGAAGGTCGTGGCTACAAGGTTGGCGTCATCGCGCAACCGGCGTGGACGTCGCCCGACGACATCGCGCGCATGGGCAAGCCGCGGCTCTTCGTCGGCATCGCCGCCGGCAACCTCGACTCGATGCTCAACAAGCTGACGGCGCAAAAGAAGATCCGAAGCGAAGATCAATATTCGCCTGGCGGACGCACCGGCCTACGGCCCAATCGCGCCAGCCTCGTCTACGCGAACCTGTGTCGGCAAGCCTTCCCGGGAACGCCGGTGGTCCTTGGCGGCATCGAAGCGTCGCTTCGGCGCATCGCGCACTACGACTATTGGGCTGACGAAGTGCGTCGCTCCATCTTGCTCGACGCGAAGGCCGATCTCTTGGTCTTCGGCATGGGCGAGCGGGCTGCCTGGGAGATCGCCCAGAGGCTCGACGCCGGCGAGCCCGTGAGCGCCCTTACCGACGTTCGCGGCACAGCCCACGTGAAGAAGAATCGCCGCGAATGGGAGCCGCTCCTCGCGGAGGCGAGCCGCTACGTGACCGACGGCAAGCTCTTAGTGCTTCCCTCGTACGAAGAAGTGAAGGCAAGCAAAGAAGCCTTCGCGAAGATGACGCGCGCCTTCCAATACGAAACCAACGCGCACAACGGCCGACCGCTCCTGCAAGTGCACGGCGGCGAGGCCGTGTATTTCAACCCGCCGGCCTTGCCGCTCGCCGAAGCCGAGATGGATGGCCTCTACGATCTACCGTTTTTGCGGGTGCCGCATCCCAGCTACAAGGAGCCGATTCCGGCCTACGAGACCGTCAAGCACTCCATCGTCACGATGCGCGGATGTTTCGGCGGCTGCACCTTCTGCAGCATCACCGAACACGAGGGCCGCATCATCCAGAGCCGTTCCGAGGCGAGCGTCCTCTCCGAGGTTCGCGCGCTCACGCGCATGGATGGCTTCCGCGGCACCATCACCGATGTCGGCGGCCCCACGGCGAACATGTACAAGATGTCCTGCAAGGACGACGAGACCGAGAGTCGCTGCCGCCGCCTCTCGTGCGTTCATCCCGGGATCTGCGAGAACCTGAAGACCGATCACGACCCGCTCGTGAAGCTTCTGCAGGCCGTTCGCGAGGAGCCGGGCATCAAGCGCGTCTACGTTGCCTCCGGCGTTCGCTACGACCTCGCCGAGCGGAGCCCCGAGTTCATTCGCGAGCTGGCGGCGCACCACACCGGCGGGCAGCTCTCGGTCGCTCCCGAGCACTGCTCCGACGACGTGCTCGACAAGATGAAGAAGCCCAGCGTGAAGAGCTACGAGCGCTTCGCGCAGGCGTTCTGCCAAGCGAGTGAGGACGCGGGCAAGGAGCAATACCTCGTTCCGTATTTCATCACGGGGCACCCGGGCTCGACGCTTGAGGACACCGTCGAGCTGGCCTTGTGGCTAAGGGCCCGCGGCATGCGTCCCCGGCAAGTGCAGGACTTCATCCCGACGCCCATGGCCGTGGCCACGTGCATGTACTTTACCGGCATCGATCCGCTCAGCATGTCGCCGGTCTACTCGGCGCGCGATCTGCGGGAGAAGCGCATGATGAAGGCGCTCATCTTCTACTGGGACAAGGAGCACTGGCCCTTGGCCCGCGAGGCGCTCAAAAAGGCCGGCCGGAAGGATCTCATTGGCCGAGGCCCGAGCGCGCTTGTGCCGCCGGAGTACGGAGCCAAGGTCGCCGGGGCGAACCGGCGGCGGATATCGCGGTGTGAAGCCCGGGGCGCGGAAGCCCAAACTACCGGGCGCGCGATAGCCGAAGAGCACCGCGCCAATCACGGGGGGTGGGGGGTCTTCCTCCCCCCCCGCACCCCCCCCCGCCCCCCCGGGGGGGGGGCCCCCCCCCGGGGGGGGGGGGGGGGGGGGGGGGGGGGGAAAGGTGGGGGGGGCTGGGGGGGGGGGGGGGGGGTGGGGGTGGGGGGGCCTCCTGCTGAGCGGGGGGTGCCGCCGAAGGGCACCTATGCCGGGGTGCCGCGGTGCCTGCGGGGGGGGGGGGGGGGG of Myxococcales bacterium contains these proteins:
- a CDS encoding YgiQ family radical SAM protein, producing the protein MSFVQLRNPRRQGPPPAASAKARRFLPTTRAEMKERGWDELDILIVTGDAYVDHPAFGPVLIARFLEGRGYKVGVIAQPAWTSPDDIARMGKPRLFVGIAAGNLDSMLNKLTAQKKIRSEDQYSPGGRTGLRPNRASLVYANLCRQAFPGTPVVLGGIEASLRRIAHYDYWADEVRRSILLDAKADLLVFGMGERAAWEIAQRLDAGEPVSALTDVRGTAHVKKNRREWEPLLAEASRYVTDGKLLVLPSYEEVKASKEAFAKMTRAFQYETNAHNGRPLLQVHGGEAVYFNPPALPLAEAEMDGLYDLPFLRVPHPSYKEPIPAYETVKHSIVTMRGCFGGCTFCSITEHEGRIIQSRSEASVLSEVRALTRMDGFRGTITDVGGPTANMYKMSCKDDETESRCRRLSCVHPGICENLKTDHDPLVKLLQAVREEPGIKRVYVASGVRYDLAERSPEFIRELAAHHTGGQLSVAPEHCSDDVLDKMKKPSVKSYERFAQAFCQASEDAGKEQYLVPYFITGHPGSTLEDTVELALWLRARGMRPRQVQDFIPTPMAVATCMYFTGIDPLSMSPVYSARDLREKRMMKALIFYWDKEHWPLAREALKKAGRKDLIGRGPSALVPPEYGAKVAGANRRRISRCEARGAEAQTTGRAIAEEHRANHGGWGVFLPPRTPPRPPGGGAPPRGGGGGGGGGKGGGGWGGGGGVGVGGPPAERGVPPKGTYAGVPRCLRGGGGGGGGGRRPAWGLRPVHPLLEQGSHRDQDDSGTDGGDHKEAIDWRVALLEERLEHAR
- a CDS encoding macro domain-containing protein, encoding MPATILKGDIFGAADLRAYAHGCNCAGTMDAGIAVAFKKKWPRMFEDYAKRCADGRFNLGDVLVWTEGDETVYNLAIQEHWKKKATMAALSRAVRKMLELAEAAGVKRIGLPRIGAGLGGLDWPRVKSVLSQIGSETAIELVVFEQFIRDAKIPAEG
- a CDS encoding endonuclease/exonuclease/phosphatase family protein gives rise to the protein MATTAFTVATYNVLDLFPPGPEGGAAAHHEKKLETLAAKIASLGADVLGLEEVGSNAVLEELVRRIPGPPYRIVFGTPDARGIGCALLSRLPLVASAVHTTDELPFPVFVEGDPHPFHGRMPLRRGVVQGTVDVPGVGPVDVFVVHFKSGRPAPKKTAAGELLDSSDAQSFEAMESAVRSVVMRAAEALFVRRLVDDVFRKNPGARVAVLGDFNDVPHSLGVRVVSGRGATELFDATASIPHDRRHSHVHFGQKRAIDHVLVSARLRGIITAARVYNDDLRDHDALRAAGHGPFHDSDHAPVTVTLQSS
- a CDS encoding NAD(P)-binding domain-containing protein, translating into MYSRPVGIVGGGAWGLALAAAAARTGTATVLFSRRSQSAANAPLPAGVVGVDSMSEVGRAARLVVLAVPSRVIRAVARELGGDLDGRHLLVHAVRGLEPTTLAPLSHVLRQETPTRRIGALGGPVLEAELRLGRPSVMVAGSLYPEVTEAVSSAFGGPVVRVYATNDLTGVELASALMGCLAVGVGYAQQLGLSAGIMATLITRGVEEAARIAAAAGARERTLLGLAGTGDLLASIGQEERPEVVFGRSLAEGRSVDAARGDAKAFIEAEALIPKVAAWAEERQLACPIFQGLAERLRTPVPAEVLVQKLMGSPRATLA
- a CDS encoding glutaredoxin produces the protein MESERALLDPTHVHPAIREKVATHQRAIVQEVKDAAAKHDVLVVGMSQNPHPRRAKRLLAEKNVPFHYLEYGSYLSDWRRRTALKMWSGWPTFPMIFVKGTLIGGADDLARLIESGELSKLLA